TGATAAGCTGATTCACTATGATTGCCGCTGGCGTGAGCTTGGTTTCTTCTAACTGCTCTATAGCGCGTTTGGTTTCAGCCAAAGGTAATACATCAGCGGTCATAACCTGTACGATGGCCGTTTTCGTGCGGTCATGAAGCAATAATCCTGCCTGACGAAACAACTCTTTGCGCTTTTCAAGCACGGTAACTGCCTGCTCCCAGCGATCTGGTTTGTGCTTAGCAAACGGGTTGGGCACGTCATTTTTATTATCTGTATGATTGCTGGTATCTAAATGAGTAGCAACTGAACGTAGCTTCGCTTGTCGCCGTTGCTGTGCTAAGAGCCCATCCGTCCACGCACCCATCATTTCAGGTAATACCAGTAAACGTAAAGTATGACCTGTAGGCGCGGTATCAAAAAAAATATGATCGTAGCCGGTATCGGCAGCCGCCACTAAATGCTGACACATCGACTCTAGCATTGCTGCTTCCTGTGCCCCAGGAGCTGACTTTGATAGACGCAGATGCTCACGAATCTTGGGCATCATATCAGGATTGGTGTAGCCTGAAATAGTGCGTTCTACTTGTGCAAAGTGAGCATCGACGATGATCTCAGGATTCAACTCAATAGCATCAAGGTACGGGGTGATCGCTGTTTTTTCATTGCTTAGCGCTACATTCAGTACATCACCTAAGCTATGTGCAGGATCGGTCGAAATGATGAGGGTTTTCTTTTTCTGAGCAGCATAATAGCTGGCCAGTGCTGCTGCTGCAGTGGTCTTACCCACCCCGCCTTTACCACCAACAAATATAATGGGCTGCGAGCCCAGTTGCTTAACTAACGAGCTTAAGGGTTGTAGTGCCATATTTTTTCTCAGTATTTTTGTCTCAATTACTGTGTCAATAAATGCTATTTTAATCGTTACTATTTTTGCTATTAACGTTACTGTCTACAGTGCTGGGCTATGATTATAACTATGGTTAGCAGCAGCCAACGTGATCAAACGGGCATCTGTCCATTCCCATACGGGTATGCCACTCATGAAAGTTCTCTAAGAATAACGGCTGTAACTCAAGGGTATAAAAGCTCGCTGGATTAT
The sequence above is a segment of the Psychrobacter sp. PL19 genome. Coding sequences within it:
- a CDS encoding ArsA family ATPase, whose protein sequence is MALQPLSSLVKQLGSQPIIFVGGKGGVGKTTAAAALASYYAAQKKKTLIISTDPAHSLGDVLNVALSNEKTAITPYLDAIELNPEIIVDAHFAQVERTISGYTNPDMMPKIREHLRLSKSAPGAQEAAMLESMCQHLVAAADTGYDHIFFDTAPTGHTLRLLVLPEMMGAWTDGLLAQQRRQAKLRSVATHLDTSNHTDNKNDVPNPFAKHKPDRWEQAVTVLEKRKELFRQAGLLLHDRTKTAIVQVMTADVLPLAETKRAIEQLEETKLTPAAIIVNQLITPTQTDEFWRQRADRQQQLMGDIEKTFNNYPTYPIYLQQTDVRGIEALSALLT